A window of the Cystobacter fuscus genome harbors these coding sequences:
- a CDS encoding ABC transporter substrate-binding protein yields the protein MKKSFAARTAFGLGLLLGSGSALAATTLTIGTVNNGDMVRMQALSKTYTEQHPDVELRWVVLEENTLRQRLTTDITTGGGQFDIITIGAYEAPMWGRKNWLLPLEKFSPTYDVDDLMPNVRKQLSVDGKLRALPFYSEGSITYYRTDLFAAKGLKMPEEPTWTEIRGFAEKLHDPSKNVYGICLRGKAGWGENMALVTTIVNAYGGRWFDEKWQPQLTTPEWSQAVNFYVDLLSKFGPPGPSSNGFNENLTLFNAGKCAMWVDASVAGAFVTDKTQSQVPDKVGFVKAPRQVTPKGSSWLWTWALAVPTSSKQQQAAFDFIQWATSKEYANLVAKRHGISAMPPGTRLSTYANAEYMKATPFARVTQEAIQTANPDSPTLKPVPYTGVQFATIPEFQAIGTLVGKSISGALTGSTKVDAELKTLNESVQRTMKRAGYFK from the coding sequence ATGAAGAAATCATTCGCTGCCCGCACCGCTTTTGGGCTCGGATTGTTGCTGGGTTCTGGCAGTGCCCTGGCCGCCACCACGCTGACGATTGGCACCGTCAACAACGGTGACATGGTCCGCATGCAGGCGCTGTCGAAGACCTATACGGAGCAGCATCCCGATGTGGAGCTGCGCTGGGTGGTGCTCGAGGAGAACACGCTGCGCCAGCGGCTCACCACGGACATCACCACCGGGGGCGGGCAGTTCGACATCATCACCATCGGGGCGTACGAGGCGCCCATGTGGGGGCGCAAGAACTGGCTCCTGCCGCTGGAGAAGTTCTCGCCCACGTATGACGTGGACGATCTCATGCCCAACGTGCGCAAGCAGTTGAGCGTGGACGGCAAGCTGCGCGCGCTGCCCTTCTACTCCGAGGGCTCCATCACCTACTACCGCACGGACTTGTTCGCGGCCAAGGGCCTGAAGATGCCCGAGGAGCCCACCTGGACGGAGATCCGCGGCTTCGCGGAGAAGCTGCACGATCCCTCCAAGAACGTGTACGGCATCTGTCTGCGCGGCAAGGCGGGCTGGGGCGAGAACATGGCGCTCGTCACCACCATCGTGAACGCCTACGGCGGACGCTGGTTCGACGAGAAGTGGCAACCCCAGCTCACCACGCCCGAGTGGAGCCAGGCGGTGAACTTCTACGTGGATCTGCTGAGCAAGTTCGGCCCGCCGGGGCCGAGCAGCAACGGATTCAACGAGAACCTCACGCTGTTCAACGCGGGCAAATGTGCCATGTGGGTGGACGCGAGCGTGGCGGGGGCCTTCGTCACCGACAAGACGCAGAGCCAGGTGCCGGACAAGGTGGGCTTCGTCAAGGCGCCGCGCCAGGTCACCCCCAAGGGCAGCTCCTGGCTGTGGACGTGGGCGCTGGCGGTCCCCACCAGCTCCAAGCAGCAGCAGGCCGCGTTCGACTTCATCCAGTGGGCCACGTCCAAGGAGTACGCCAACCTCGTGGCCAAGCGCCATGGCATCTCCGCGATGCCGCCGGGCACGCGCCTGTCCACCTACGCCAACGCCGAGTACATGAAGGCCACGCCCTTCGCGCGCGTCACCCAGGAGGCCATCCAGACGGCCAACCCCGACTCGCCCACGCTCAAGCCCGTGCCGTACACCGGCGTCCAGTTCGCCACCATCCCCGAGTTCCAGGCCATCGGCACGCTCGTGGGCAAGAGCATCTCCGGCGCCCTCACGGGCAGCACCAAGGTCGACGCGGAGCTGAAGACCCTGAACGAATCGGTGCAGCGCACGATGAAGCGCGCGGGCTACTTCAAGTAG
- a CDS encoding DEAD/DEAH box helicase: MNTPSDTIPTFEQLGLDAPLVEALGALGYEEPTPIQRAALPPLIAGKDLLGIAATGTGKTAAFSLPLLQRLTPGQRAPFSTSALVLVPTRELAMQVAEAIHRYGQKMGVSVLPLYGGQPIGQQLRVLKRGVDVVVATPGRALDHLKRQSLLLDSLRTVVLDEADEMLDMGFAEDLEAILDATPQERQTALFSATLPPRIASIAERHLHSPVHVKIAKEKLPAGTGPRVRQVAYIVPRPFKAATLGRVLDVEAPTTAIVFCRTRTEVDELTVSLNGRGWRAQALHGGMDQSQRDRVLKQFKSHAVELLIATDVAARGLDIEKLSHVVNYDVPNAPEAYVHRIGRTGRAGREGVAITLAEPREHRLLRNIEKLTGQKIELATVPTVADLRARRLELVRASLREALVAGELDSYRSVVESLASEFDLVDVAAAAVKLLHDAQVDGQSEEEEEIPLVTPPSDKGPRAPRGPRSGERPAGPGTRPDAPRSAKRRAPPDASFDMARLFIGVGRQAGVRPSDLVGAIAGEAGVEGKRIGAIQIGDTYSLVEVPESLADQVIAALRQTTLRGRKAQVRRDRG, from the coding sequence GTGAACACCCCCTCCGATACCATCCCCACTTTCGAACAACTGGGCCTGGATGCCCCCCTCGTGGAGGCGCTCGGCGCACTCGGCTACGAGGAGCCCACGCCCATCCAGCGCGCCGCCCTGCCCCCGTTGATCGCTGGCAAGGACTTGCTGGGCATCGCCGCCACGGGAACGGGAAAGACCGCCGCCTTCTCCCTGCCGCTGCTGCAGCGGCTCACCCCGGGCCAGCGCGCGCCCTTCTCCACGTCCGCGCTCGTGCTCGTGCCCACGCGCGAGCTGGCCATGCAGGTGGCCGAGGCCATCCACCGCTATGGTCAGAAGATGGGCGTGAGCGTGCTGCCGCTCTACGGCGGCCAGCCCATCGGCCAGCAGCTGCGCGTGCTCAAGCGCGGCGTGGACGTGGTCGTCGCCACGCCCGGACGCGCGTTGGATCACCTCAAGCGCCAGTCGCTCCTGCTCGACTCGCTGCGCACCGTGGTGCTCGACGAGGCCGACGAGATGCTCGACATGGGCTTCGCCGAGGACCTGGAAGCCATCCTCGATGCCACCCCCCAGGAGCGGCAGACGGCGCTCTTCTCGGCCACCCTGCCCCCGCGCATCGCCTCCATCGCCGAGCGGCACCTGCACTCGCCCGTGCACGTGAAGATCGCCAAGGAGAAGCTGCCCGCCGGCACCGGGCCCCGCGTGCGCCAGGTGGCCTATATCGTCCCGCGCCCCTTCAAGGCCGCCACGCTCGGGCGCGTGCTGGACGTGGAGGCTCCCACCACCGCCATCGTCTTCTGCCGCACGCGCACCGAGGTGGATGAGCTCACCGTGTCGCTCAACGGCCGGGGCTGGCGCGCCCAGGCGCTCCACGGCGGCATGGATCAGTCGCAGCGCGACCGCGTGCTCAAGCAGTTCAAGAGCCACGCGGTGGAGCTGCTCATCGCCACGGACGTGGCCGCGCGCGGACTGGACATCGAGAAGCTGTCCCACGTCGTCAACTACGACGTGCCCAACGCGCCCGAGGCGTACGTGCACCGCATCGGCCGCACGGGCCGCGCCGGACGCGAGGGCGTGGCCATCACCCTCGCCGAGCCCCGCGAGCACCGGCTGCTGCGCAACATCGAGAAGCTCACCGGCCAGAAGATCGAACTGGCTACCGTGCCCACCGTGGCCGACCTGCGCGCGCGTCGGCTGGAGCTCGTGCGCGCCTCCCTGCGCGAGGCGCTCGTCGCGGGCGAGCTCGACTCCTACCGCTCCGTCGTGGAGAGCCTCGCCTCCGAGTTCGACCTGGTGGACGTGGCGGCCGCCGCGGTGAAGCTGCTCCACGACGCACAGGTGGATGGTCAGAGCGAGGAGGAGGAGGAGATCCCCCTGGTGACCCCGCCGTCGGACAAGGGTCCTCGCGCGCCCCGGGGCCCCCGCTCCGGCGAGCGCCCCGCCGGGCCCGGCACCCGACCGGACGCGCCTCGCAGCGCCAAGCGCCGCGCGCCGCCCGACGCGTCCTTCGACATGGCGCGGCTGTTCATCGGCGTGGGCCGCCAGGCCGGCGTGCGACCCTCGGATCTCGTGGGCGCCATCGCGGGCGAGGCGGGCGTGGAAGGCAAGCGCATCGGCGCCATCCAGATTGGCGACACGTACTCGCTCGTCGAGGTCCCCGAGTCGCTCGCGGATCAAGTCATCGCCGCGTTGCGTCAGACCACGCTGCGTGGCCGCAAGGCCCAGGTGCGCCGCGATCGGGGCTGA
- a CDS encoding sensor histidine kinase — protein sequence MKTMLAARRVRSRVFFVSAAIILVTMLARCALSGFVWTAVEATVRVQLSWIASFVLLGVGVGSGHMKSGTPGLLSGLVCLVCMTQLTLLTGGTESPYLVTLVSVPLLVSMFTPNARLPTLVSLVAMMGAILLINHFAGIPPRGFLPQMLSYGAIGSIGLYAGRSYRKLRQAEQLAQEERLQALERLAESERLRRHAESERADMERLMMVGQLAAGVAHEVNNPLAFVKSNLHYLQHALTSTDRPTDVEELHELLDETRQGVLRIQRIITELRQYSHPMGAPEQEGSPRQAMEEARRLALSRLHSRSEVVLDLSEELPNVRLGQRHLMQVLLNLLLHAAQTLEEAEPERPARILLKAWRTARDVQVVVEDDGPGIPQDVLPRLFDPFFSPPYSTRGVGLGLALCREYVLRVGGTLSVENRPEGGTRFILTLNQSSAPPSPSQET from the coding sequence ATGAAGACCATGCTCGCCGCCCGCCGGGTCAGAAGCCGGGTCTTCTTCGTCTCCGCGGCGATCATCCTGGTGACCATGCTGGCCCGGTGCGCGCTGTCCGGCTTCGTCTGGACGGCGGTGGAGGCCACGGTGCGCGTCCAGCTCTCCTGGATCGCCAGCTTCGTCCTGCTGGGCGTGGGGGTGGGCTCGGGGCACATGAAGTCCGGGACGCCCGGACTCCTGTCCGGACTGGTGTGCCTCGTGTGCATGACCCAGCTCACCCTGCTGACCGGAGGGACCGAGAGCCCCTACCTCGTGACGCTCGTGTCCGTGCCGCTCCTGGTGTCGATGTTCACCCCCAACGCCCGGCTGCCGACGCTGGTGTCGCTCGTGGCGATGATGGGGGCGATCCTGCTCATCAACCACTTCGCGGGCATCCCGCCGCGCGGCTTCCTGCCCCAGATGCTCTCCTATGGAGCCATCGGTAGCATCGGGCTCTACGCGGGCAGGAGCTACCGGAAGCTGCGTCAGGCGGAGCAACTGGCGCAGGAGGAGCGGCTCCAGGCCCTGGAGCGGCTGGCCGAGAGCGAGCGGTTGCGGCGCCACGCCGAGAGCGAACGCGCGGACATGGAGCGGCTGATGATGGTGGGGCAGCTCGCGGCCGGCGTGGCGCACGAGGTGAACAACCCCCTGGCCTTCGTGAAGTCCAACCTGCACTACCTGCAGCACGCGCTGACGAGCACGGACAGGCCCACCGACGTGGAGGAGCTGCACGAGCTGCTGGACGAGACGCGCCAGGGCGTGCTGCGCATCCAGCGGATCATCACGGAGCTCAGGCAGTACTCGCACCCCATGGGCGCCCCCGAGCAGGAGGGCTCGCCCCGCCAGGCCATGGAGGAGGCGCGACGGCTGGCCCTGTCGCGGCTGCACTCCCGGAGCGAGGTGGTGTTGGACCTTTCCGAGGAGCTGCCCAACGTCCGGCTGGGACAGCGGCACCTGATGCAGGTGCTGCTCAACCTGCTGCTCCACGCGGCGCAGACACTGGAGGAGGCCGAGCCCGAGCGCCCCGCGCGCATCCTCTTGAAGGCCTGGCGGACCGCCCGCGACGTCCAGGTGGTGGTGGAGGACGACGGGCCGGGGATTCCCCAGGACGTGCTGCCCCGGCTCTTCGATCCCTTCTTCAGCCCCCCGTACTCCACGAGGGGTGTGGGCCTGGGGCTCGCCCTTTGCCGGGAGTACGTGCTCCGGGTGGGCGGAACGCTCTCCGTGGAAAACCGGCCCGAGGGCGGCACCCGGTTCATTCTCACATTGAACCAGTCCTCCGCGCCCCCTTCTCCGAGCCAAGAGACCTGA
- a CDS encoding NAD-dependent epimerase/dehydratase family protein, whose amino-acid sequence MNPLVLLGCGDTLTRLALVEAPRGRLVRAVTRDPGRRETLARAGVALVSLEEAVASAAGAEVVISIPPDAGLDAFLAEALARARPSRLVYLSSTGVYGSARGHVDEDTPVQPEAPNARGRLDAEAAYRPLGGIALRIAGIYGPGRGMHERVLAGTARIPEGGGGRISRVHVEDMVEALRVVLARGTPGATYCVADDRPASQAETLGWLCARLGVPPPPTVPLASLHPSLRGDRAISNARLKVLGWRPRYPDFVAGFSALLADRGG is encoded by the coding sequence ATGAATCCTCTCGTCCTGCTCGGATGTGGTGACACGTTGACGCGGCTGGCGCTCGTGGAGGCGCCGCGCGGGCGCCTCGTGCGGGCGGTGACGCGCGACCCCGGCCGCCGGGAGACCCTGGCGCGCGCGGGAGTCGCGCTCGTGTCCCTGGAGGAGGCCGTGGCGTCGGCGGCGGGGGCCGAGGTGGTCATCTCCATTCCTCCCGATGCGGGTCTCGACGCGTTCCTGGCCGAGGCGCTGGCGCGGGCGCGCCCCTCGCGCCTCGTCTATCTCTCCTCCACGGGGGTCTACGGGAGCGCGCGGGGACACGTGGACGAGGACACCCCGGTGCAGCCCGAGGCGCCCAACGCCCGGGGACGGCTCGACGCGGAGGCCGCCTACCGGCCGCTCGGGGGCATCGCCCTGCGCATCGCGGGCATCTATGGTCCCGGCCGGGGCATGCACGAGCGCGTCCTCGCCGGGACGGCCCGCATCCCCGAGGGTGGGGGGGGCCGCATCTCGCGGGTGCATGTGGAGGACATGGTGGAGGCCCTGCGCGTGGTGTTGGCGCGGGGCACTCCCGGCGCGACGTATTGCGTGGCGGATGACCGGCCCGCCTCCCAGGCGGAAACCCTGGGCTGGCTGTGCGCGCGGCTGGGCGTGCCTCCACCCCCCACGGTGCCCCTGGCCTCGCTGCACCCCTCGCTCCGAGGAGATCGGGCCATCTCCAATGCCAGGCTCAAGGTCCTCGGCTGGCGGCCGCGCTACCCGGACTTCGTCGCGGGCTTCTCGGCGCTGCTGGCGGACCGCGGCGGCTGA
- a CDS encoding tetratricopeptide repeat protein, translating into MSTLLAAFNEGVSHSIAGRHEAALQVFNRVLAQDPHHVLALSAKGSVLTSLGRPREALKCFERAIDLDPETAEHYRNAALCQLELDEPEQARSLLEQAQELNPEEGWRAGMAVEITQLGEALLKESGKQRTRGIGLTGKARYRHARHVLEVALELYPGGTDAARALAEVWAHLGDTEKRDHYNQLAVRLMRPIAG; encoded by the coding sequence ATGTCCACTTTGCTAGCGGCGTTCAACGAGGGTGTCAGCCATTCGATCGCCGGCCGCCACGAGGCCGCTCTTCAGGTATTCAATCGAGTGTTGGCCCAGGATCCCCACCACGTGCTGGCGCTCAGCGCCAAGGGCTCCGTGCTCACCAGTCTGGGCCGGCCGCGCGAGGCGCTCAAATGCTTCGAGCGCGCCATCGATCTGGATCCCGAGACGGCCGAGCACTACCGCAACGCGGCGCTCTGCCAGCTCGAGCTGGACGAGCCCGAGCAGGCCCGTTCCCTGCTGGAGCAGGCCCAGGAGCTCAACCCCGAGGAGGGTTGGCGTGCGGGGATGGCGGTGGAGATCACCCAGCTGGGCGAGGCGCTGCTGAAGGAGTCGGGCAAGCAGCGCACGCGGGGCATCGGGTTGACGGGCAAGGCGCGCTACCGGCACGCGCGCCACGTGCTGGAGGTGGCGCTGGAGCTGTACCCGGGTGGGACGGACGCGGCGCGCGCGCTGGCCGAGGTCTGGGCGCACCTCGGGGACACCGAGAAGCGTGACCACTACAACCAGCTCGCGGTCCGGTTGATGCGTCCCATCGCGGGCTGA
- a CDS encoding RNA polymerase sigma factor: MKDTAVIQETPGGERGLALDFDALVLGEQAALLRLARRLVWEGEEARDLVQSALADAYEKRHSLRDPRAGPAWLRRILVSRAMGHLRRRRVWHVLREALDLGPSAPPSPEESFTGAERWHAFGRALRTLPAQQATAFSLRYLEGLDLDAIADAMNITRGTVRIHLYRALQKLKAADALRGDTP, translated from the coding sequence GTGAAGGACACAGCCGTCATCCAGGAGACGCCGGGAGGAGAGAGGGGGCTCGCCCTCGACTTCGACGCGCTCGTCCTGGGTGAACAGGCCGCGCTCCTGAGGTTGGCCCGCCGGCTCGTCTGGGAGGGCGAGGAGGCGAGGGACCTGGTGCAGTCCGCCCTGGCCGACGCCTACGAGAAACGTCACTCCTTGAGGGATCCCCGGGCGGGACCGGCCTGGCTGCGGCGCATCCTCGTCTCGCGCGCGATGGGCCACCTGCGCCGGCGGCGGGTCTGGCACGTGCTGCGTGAGGCCTTGGACCTGGGTCCCTCCGCCCCACCTTCCCCCGAGGAGTCCTTCACGGGCGCCGAGCGCTGGCACGCGTTCGGCCGGGCCTTGCGCACGCTCCCGGCCCAGCAGGCCACGGCCTTCTCCCTGCGCTACCTCGAGGGGCTCGACCTCGATGCCATCGCCGACGCCATGAACATCACCCGCGGCACGGTCCGCATCCACCTCTACCGGGCGCTCCAGAAGCTCAAGGCCGCGGACGCGCTGCGAGGAGACACCCCATGA